Within the Salmo salar chromosome ssa12, Ssal_v3.1, whole genome shotgun sequence genome, the region TACGAAAGGAATATTGGCGACTGGGATGGTCCGGATGGCAATGTAAGCATAAGCTTTACAATGTAGCTGGTGAATGAACAATGTTAACCTTACAACAAAATGGTAGCGATCAGGGAGCTAGCTCTACATTGTTGCTGACTTGATTAATTGTTTGACAGACAAATCGCATATGTATATAGTGATCGCTACACTCTTAGGATGTTCCTTCCTTGGCTGAAGTGATGTGACTTCCATCTAGCAGGACGACTATGTTGAAGGGGAGAACGATGGGAAAGTTCAGGAGGACTGCCTACAGAAGTTCTCCAGCAGAGATTACATCATGGAGCCTGCTGTCTTCAACACCCTCAAAACGTAAACCCATTATTGAATTTGTGTGTGTCTAGTAGTGTATGAAGAGTCAAACCATTTCCTGAAGAGACTTCTGTTTCCACAGATATTTCCAGGCTGGTGGCTCCCCTGAACATGTCATCCAGCTCCTGTCAGAGAACTACTCTGCTGTGGCACAGACTGTCAACCTGCTGGCAGAGTGGCTCATCCAGATGGGTAAACAACACTGGACTGAGCTGCAAATGGCACACAATTCCCTATGTAGTAGGCTGTTTGGGACCAAGGCCCGGACTCGTCCACAATCACTGAAAATGTGTTTTGGTTTCTCACACTGTTTGAGAGACAGCCTAAATGACATGTTTTCCCCCCCCCATCTTTCTGTGTATATAAGGTGTAGAGCCAGCTCAGGTGCAGGAGCGGGTAGAGAATCACTTGAAAAGTCTCCTGATCAAGCACTTTGACCCCCAGAAGGCAGACTCCATTTttactgtagagggagaggtgagaTCTCTGTCGCCAGTGATAGACACACTACTAATGCTTTGGACGTGACCGATAGCTGAAAAGTGATCTCCTGATTTCTTGCTGTTTTGTCCCACTCTTACTGTATTTTTTCACTCTTACTGTTGTTTCCCTCAGAGTATAGTCATAACCCTATAGTATACAGAGTAACCCTGTCCTTCTGTGTTTGTTCAGACTCCTGCTTGGCTGGAACAGATGATCGCCCACACCACCTGGAGAGACCTTTTCTACAAGCTGGCCGAGGCCCACCCTGACTGTCTGATGCTCAACTTCACTGTTAAGGTACTGATGATCACCCAGCAGTTAATAACTGATGTAATTATGGGTCAAACAGTGCCATGTTCCTCCTCTCCTTGCTGACTGTGCGTGTGTCCTCAGCTCATCTCAGATGCGGGCTACCAGGGGGAGATCACCAGTGTGTCGACGGCGTGCCAGCAGCTGGAGGTGTTCTCCAGGGTCCTGAGGACCTCTCTGGCCACGCTgctggatggaggagaggacaaCCTAGAGAAGAACCTGCCAGAATTTGCTGTGAGTCTCACCCAGCCACATGCAGATTTTGGCCCTGTAgagaaggagtgctgatctaggatcaggtccccctgtccaaATAATTATATTCATTAGGTTGTAAAAAGGCAATACTGAttatagatcagcactcctacactGAGTCGCTTTATGAATAGCGGCACTGGTGTTCCCAAGAAAAGATCTAGGCCTATCTGTCATTCTCACTCAGAACAAATCCTTGGTTTGATGGTTTTGAAAACGGGATGTATTTGAAAACGATACTACAATCAATATTGCTCTATGTAATATGGAATTTCACAGGCGTGGGTAACACCACATGATGTTACAGGCTACCTCTCTTTTGGCATGAGTGTCTCTGTTGGTTTGGAGCTAAACTGTTCTCTCCACCTTTTCTGCATTCCACAGAAGATGGTGTGTCACGGGGAGCACACATACCTGTTTGCCCAGGCCATGATGTCCATCATGTCTCAGGAGGAGCAGGGGGGGTCGGCCATGCGCAGGATCGGCCAGGAAGTACAGAAGTCTGCACATCAGAGGTATCCTGTCCTCTACATTATTTTGCCAGCATTCACTTAGGCTCTTGGCTCTTATAAACAGCAAAGGCCATTGACAAATGTCATCTATCTTGGCAGCATTTTTCCAGAATTCCATACTGATTAGAGGAAATTTATATTATTTAATTGAATTGATTCCTGTGTTTTTTGtaaaattattttattattatttgtaaaatccagtgttacaataaacattgagTGAGCAGCTTTGTGGAACAGTCTAATGAAATGATGGTCTCACCTATCACACTCTCAACTGAATGGGATTGTAACGTTGGATGGTAACTCATTTTATTACAGGCTATATGTTCCTCCGGGAACAAAGCAGTTGAAGTACGTAAGTTAATTTGAGTGTTTTACTGTTCCTTGTAATGTCAGGGGCCACGATGCCAGTCAGATCACTCTGGCATTGGGCACAGCAGCAGCCTACCCTCGAGCCTGCCAGGCCCTGGGCGCAATGCTGTCCAAAGGTGCACTCAACCCTGCCGACATCACTGTGCTCTTCAAGATGTTCAGCAGCATGGACCCGCCTCCCGTAGAGCTGGTTAGTGTGGAGCATCCAGCCACTTTATAACCTCTAACCTCggttgcaccctattccctacatagtgcagtacttttgatcaTAAGtggtgcactacatatggaataagTTGCTATTCTCCAAGTTCGATGGAGGGATATTTTCAACGGCCTTGCATGTTGGACGTGACAATAAACAATATGAGTTAGCAAGATGGCACCatcagatctggaaccaggctagccTTAGCAGGATGCTAAACCTGAGAATTACTTGTCTTTCAGCTGATGATGTTGCCTTTTGAGATAGTGGGTGAAGTATTTCTGTTGTCTCTTCAGATCCGAGTACCTGCGTTCCTCGACCTGTTCATGCAGTCGCTGTTCAAGCCGGGCTCAAA harbors:
- the LOC106565425 gene encoding negative elongation factor D isoform X1, yielding MDEEYYERNIGDWDGPDGNQDDYVEGENDGKVQEDCLQKFSSRDYIMEPAVFNTLKTYFQAGGSPEHVIQLLSENYSAVAQTVNLLAEWLIQMGVEPAQVQERVENHLKSLLIKHFDPQKADSIFTVEGETPAWLEQMIAHTTWRDLFYKLAEAHPDCLMLNFTVKLISDAGYQGEITSVSTACQQLEVFSRVLRTSLATLLDGGEDNLEKNLPEFAKMVCHGEHTYLFAQAMMSIMSQEEQGGSAMRRIGQEVQKSAHQRGHDASQITLALGTAAAYPRACQALGAMLSKGALNPADITVLFKMFSSMDPPPVELIRVPAFLDLFMQSLFKPGSKINQDHKHKYIHILAYAASVVETWKKNKRVNINKDELKSTSKAIETVHNLCCNENKGATELVAELSTLYQCIRFPVVAMGVLKWVDWTVSEPRYFQLQTDHTPVHLALLDEISTCHQLLHPQVLQLLIKLFETEHSQLDVMEQMELKKTLLDRMVHLLSRGYVLPVVGYIRKCLEKLNTDISLIRYFVTEVLDVIAPPYTSDFVQLFLPILENDSIAGTIRTEGEHDPVAEFIAHCKSNFIMMN
- the LOC106565425 gene encoding negative elongation factor D isoform X2 — its product is MDEEYYERNIGDWDGPDGNDDYVEGENDGKVQEDCLQKFSSRDYIMEPAVFNTLKTYFQAGGSPEHVIQLLSENYSAVAQTVNLLAEWLIQMGVEPAQVQERVENHLKSLLIKHFDPQKADSIFTVEGETPAWLEQMIAHTTWRDLFYKLAEAHPDCLMLNFTVKLISDAGYQGEITSVSTACQQLEVFSRVLRTSLATLLDGGEDNLEKNLPEFAKMVCHGEHTYLFAQAMMSIMSQEEQGGSAMRRIGQEVQKSAHQRGHDASQITLALGTAAAYPRACQALGAMLSKGALNPADITVLFKMFSSMDPPPVELIRVPAFLDLFMQSLFKPGSKINQDHKHKYIHILAYAASVVETWKKNKRVNINKDELKSTSKAIETVHNLCCNENKGATELVAELSTLYQCIRFPVVAMGVLKWVDWTVSEPRYFQLQTDHTPVHLALLDEISTCHQLLHPQVLQLLIKLFETEHSQLDVMEQMELKKTLLDRMVHLLSRGYVLPVVGYIRKCLEKLNTDISLIRYFVTEVLDVIAPPYTSDFVQLFLPILENDSIAGTIRTEGEHDPVAEFIAHCKSNFIMMN